One Pseudorasbora parva isolate DD20220531a chromosome 8, ASM2467924v1, whole genome shotgun sequence DNA window includes the following coding sequences:
- the LOC137084034 gene encoding uncharacterized protein: MERWKPVRERRTTDVSSTPFADIITSLAVLHREHHQALLDLRMDQERRFQAIVQAQQEDRERFRSWTEVRAGATGQSTVPLTVPLHKMGPQDDPEVFLELFQKSTEACGWPREQWPMRLIPLLSGEAQVAAHQLPVVNLLVFNDLKWAIIQRVGQSPEQHRQHFRSLDWGDAGRPFALAQQLRDSCRKWLLAKGSDVDKVIDLVVLEQFIAWLPKKTAEWVQCH, from the exons ATGGAGAGATGGAAGCcagtgagagagagaaggacTACTGACGTGTCC TCCACGccatttgcggacatcatcacgTCCCTCGCGGTCCTGCACCGTGAACACCATCAAGCCCTGCTGGACCTGCGCATGGATCAAGAGCGCCGCTTCCAGGCGATTGTCCAGGCCCAGcaggaggaccgcgagaggttccggagctggacgGAGGTTCGCGCCGGAGCCACCGGGCAGTCAACCGTCCCTTTGACTGTCCCCCTGCACAAGATGGGACCGCAAGATGACCCGGAGGTCTTCCTGGAACTGTTCCAGAAATCcacggaggcctgcgggtggccccgcgAGCAATGGCCGATGCGCCTAATTCCGTTACTGTCTGGAGAAGCCCAGGTGGCTGCCCACCAACTTCCGGTCGTGAATCTCCTTGTCTTCAACGATCTGAAGTGGGCCATTATCCAGCGGGTCGGTCAGTCGCCCGAACAACACCGCCAGCACTTTCGGTCTCTGGACTGGGGCGATGCAGGCCGGCCCTTCgcattggcccaacagctccgggactcctgcCGCAAATGGCTCCTGGCCAAGGGAAGCGATGTGGACAAAGTgatcgatctggtggtactggaacAGTTCATCGCTTGGCTGCCAAAGAAGACGGCCGAATGGGTCCAGTGCCACTGA
- the LOC137084033 gene encoding uncharacterized protein gives MVACPGVGENTTTNSLSLPSPSLSRPVPLSRSRPPIPPRALPRSRGQGYFGSSMAPPRGEGPTAGGGDSVSISTLSPRQVSSPLPATGAAGRSGLACWCCGDPDHFVDRCPVMEVGMMVRVPDVPQVTPGHAGEYQIPMSIEGGTYQALVDSGCNQTSIHQNLIQLGALDTSRMVKVRCVHGDVVEYPVVPISIQFRGEKHRVEVAVSPSILLDRDDFPLEQSQDETLKHACQQVRAINGQSLRPALPLFYPYFAIIKDRLHRVTQDARTKIDTTQLLVPKSRREMLFQATHTNHMAGHLGQAATLNRLMTRFFWPGIHDNVRRWCAACPECQLVNPLAAPKAPLRPLPLMQVPFERIAMDFIGPLERSARVHCFALVIVDYATRYPEAVALRNISSKSVADALFRLISWVGVLKEILTDQGTAFMSRTLRELYGLLGVRSIRTSVYHPQTDGLVERFNRTLKSMIRKFVQNDAKDWDKWLEPLLEPFAVREVPQASTGFSPFELLYGRQPRGVLDVLREAREEGPSQGKNEIQYVLDLRTKLHTLERLSRENLLQAQDRQSRLYNRGTRLRKFSPGEKVLVLLPTSSSKLMAKWQGPFEVARQVGDLDYEVIRSDRGGARQVYHLNLLKKWNEAESVMLVSVVGGEEDLGPEANIKRQSFALAPGGDHLSPSQLTDLTTLQAEFTDVFSPLPGRTNLIQHHIETEPGVVVRSRPYRLPEHKKKVVQDELSAMLDGQSKEVCDWACESEVSGLPLGAWTGASPN, from the exons atgGTGGCGTGCCCAGGGGTCGGCGAAAATACCACCactaattctctctctcttccctccccttctctctctcgccctgtccctctgtCTAGGTCGAGACCACCAATACCTCCACGGGCCCTCCCCCGGAGCCGGGGCCAAGGCTACTTCGGGTCCTCGAtggctccgcccaggggggaGGGGCCTACGGCAGGCGGAGGAGACAGTGTTTCCATTTCTACGCTCTCTCCGCGCCAAGTCTCCAGCCCACTCCCCGCCACCGGAGCGGCGGGTAGGTCTGGGCTGGCCTGTTGGTGTTGCggcgacccggaccattttgtTGACCGGTGCCCAGTGATGGAGGTGGGGATGATGGTCCGGGTCCCAGACGTTCCCCAGGTCACCCCCGGTCACGCGGGTGAGTACCAAATACCTATGAGTATCGAGGGGGGTACTTaccaggccttggtggattcaggttgTAACCAAACCTCCATCCATCAAAACCTGATTCAATtgggggcattggatacaagccgcatggttaaggtgcggtgtgtgcacggggatgtggtggaatatccggtggTCCCAATCTCTATTCAATTCCGGGGGGAAAAGCATAgagttgaggtggcggttagtcccagTATTCTCTTGGACCGggatgactttcctctggagcagtcccaggATGAGACATTAAAACACGCGTGTCAGCAGGTCCGTGCCATCAATGGCCAGTCTCTCCGACCTGCTCTTCCTCTCTTCTATCCGTACTTTGCCATTATAAAAGATCGGTTgcatcgagtgacccaagacgctcggACAAAaatagatacaacccagttgttagttcCAAAGAGCCGcagggaaatgcttttccaagCGACTCATACGAATCATATGGCGGGACATTTGGGACAGGCGGCTACACTGAATCGCCTCATGACCCGATTTTtctggccaggcattcatgacaacgtgcgcaggtggtgcgcggcgtgtccggaatgtcagttggtgaatccactggccgccccaaaagcgcctttgcgcccccttccattaatgcaggtccccttcgagagaattgcgatggacttcatcgggccattagagcgatccgcacgggTACACTGCTTTGCACTAGTCATAGTGGATTATGCAACGCGGTATCCGGAGGCAGTAGCCCTCCGCAACATTTCTTCGAAAAGTGTTGCGGACGCGCTGTTTCGTCTTATCTCCTGGGTGGGGGTTCTGAAGGAAATCCTCACCGATCAAGGCACGGCTTTTATGTCACGTACGTTACGCGAGCTGTACGGGTTATTGGGCGTTAGATCGATTCGAActagcgtctatcacccacaaacagacggactggtcgaacggtttaatcgcacgcttaaatccatgatccgaaAGTTCGTACAGAATGACGCCAAAGATTGGGACaagtggttagaacccctcttagaACCCTTCGCTGTGCGGGAGGTcccacaagcctccacggggttttctcCCTTTGAGCTCCTCTATGGACGCCAGCCCCGAGGGGTACTGGATGTCCTGCGAGAGGCtcgggaggaggggccttctcaaggcaaaaacgaaattcaatacGTGCTGGACTtgagaacaaaactccacactttGGAAAGGCTATCAagggagaatttgttacaagcccaggaccgccagagccggctGTATAACAGGGGaacgagactacgcaaattttcaccgggagagaaagtacTCGTATTACTCCCAACGTCTAGCTCTAAATTAATGGctaagtggcaggggccgtttgaggtcgcacgacaagtCGGGGATCTTGATTATGAGGTTATACGGTCCGATAGGGGAGGGGCGCGTCAGGTatatcacctcaatctcctcaaaaaatggaatgaggccGAATCAGTGATGTTGGTGTCGGTGGTCGGGGGAGAGGAGGATCTCGGCCCAGAGGCGAACATCAAACGACAATCTTTCGCTCTGGCCCcagggggagatcacctctcaccgtcccaactcactgatttaacAACGTTACAGGCGGAGTTcaccgacgtgttctcgcctcTACCGGGCCGTACAAACCTCATTCAGCACCACATTGAGACCGaaccgggcgtggtagttcgcagccggccgtatcgcttacctGAACATAAGAAAAAGGTGGTTCAGGACGAATTGAGCGCAATGTtagac ggccaatccaaagaagtgtgcgattgggcgtgTGAAAGtgaggtatctgggcttccacttggggcatggacaggtgcgtccccaaattga